Proteins encoded in a region of the Stieleria neptunia genome:
- a CDS encoding IS91 family transposase → MAITLQQIFGRYFDSFASRFHVSREMLRAAWCIQHCRTRTLGGHVNSCPEGHYHSIAYNSCRHRCCPQCAWVAREQWLAKCKQRLLPCPHHHIVFTLPSELNRIWRFNKAAYAETLFNAAKETLQQLLKDPKYLGAKPGILAALHTWNQTLLPHVHLHCIVTAGGLAGDGTWRRPQKDCLLPRKVLMLKFRGKFKAMLQQKVQSGKIQLPDSMSASDFQKLLAKLSGKPWNVKIFDAYRDGSGVATYLARYIKGGPIGKSRLLDVQDDKVVFRYRIGTQDGGDGKRQGVTALPIDQFLGRWLEHVPPRRFQTVRGYGLYSGNQYSQLDEARAALGVEPPESDSLEQLTWQQWCESAGLLDACTCPVCGKRLVSHHEFSAGRDPPSDAYSWREKQGQAA, encoded by the coding sequence ATGGCCATCACGCTTCAACAGATTTTCGGACGCTATTTCGACTCCTTCGCCTCGCGTTTTCACGTCTCGCGGGAGATGCTTCGCGCCGCATGGTGCATCCAACACTGTCGCACTCGGACGCTCGGTGGGCACGTCAACAGTTGCCCCGAAGGTCACTACCACAGCATCGCCTACAACTCCTGTCGGCATCGGTGCTGCCCCCAGTGCGCCTGGGTGGCCCGAGAGCAGTGGCTGGCCAAATGTAAGCAACGCTTGCTGCCCTGCCCGCATCATCACATCGTCTTCACACTCCCGAGCGAACTGAATCGAATCTGGCGGTTCAACAAGGCTGCCTATGCCGAGACCCTCTTCAACGCCGCGAAGGAAACACTCCAGCAACTGCTCAAGGACCCCAAGTACCTCGGTGCGAAGCCTGGGATCCTGGCGGCGCTGCACACCTGGAACCAGACCCTGTTGCCGCACGTGCACTTGCATTGCATCGTCACCGCCGGCGGGCTGGCTGGTGATGGGACGTGGCGCCGTCCCCAAAAAGATTGTTTGCTGCCCCGCAAAGTGTTGATGCTCAAGTTCCGCGGCAAATTCAAGGCGATGCTTCAGCAGAAGGTTCAATCAGGCAAGATCCAATTGCCCGACTCGATGAGCGCATCCGACTTTCAGAAGCTGTTGGCCAAGCTCAGCGGCAAACCGTGGAACGTCAAGATATTTGACGCCTATCGTGATGGCTCCGGTGTGGCGACCTATTTGGCTCGGTACATCAAGGGCGGCCCGATCGGCAAGTCACGGTTACTGGACGTTCAAGATGACAAGGTCGTGTTTCGCTATCGGATTGGAACGCAGGACGGTGGGGACGGGAAACGTCAGGGGGTGACCGCGTTGCCGATCGATCAGTTTCTCGGCCGCTGGCTGGAGCACGTGCCGCCGCGGCGATTTCAGACGGTTCGCGGCTACGGTCTGTACAGCGGCAACCAATACTCCCAGCTCGATGAGGCCCGTGCCGCGCTCGGCGTGGAGCCGCCAGAGTCCGACTCGCTTGAACAGTTGACTTGGCAACAATGGTGCGAGTCGGCCGGGCTTCTTGATGCTTGCACGTGTCCGGTGTGTGGTAAACGGTTGGTCTCGCATCACGAATTTTCCGCCGGGCGGGATCCTCCCTCTGATGCGTATTCTTGGCGTGAGAAACAAGGGCAAGCCGCATGA
- a CDS encoding tyrosine-type recombinase/integrase, translating into MSHKKRTCKLTKRLAEDMLIRNMAEATIDAYTYHVRKFADFIEKPLGQATCEDVRTFQLHLIQERKLAYGSFNQAVCALRFYYRHTQPMPWPVTMVPFGKRPKKLPTVLGRQEVDQLIQCTANLKHRTFLMTLYSAGLRFSEAANLRIHDIDSKRMMIRVANGKGNKERLVPLSPRLLKELRLYWLKYKPTDFLFPGKKPGKPYADTTIRKAMKDAGVKAGIKRRIYPHVLRHSYATGLLEAGVDLLTISKLLGHASFITTMVYLHCRREHLHSVPSPLDWLPVKQLPTYTPPQENGEQDDSDKKS; encoded by the coding sequence ATGTCACACAAAAAACGAACTTGCAAGCTCACCAAACGACTTGCCGAAGACATGTTGATCCGCAACATGGCCGAAGCAACCATCGACGCCTATACCTACCACGTTCGCAAATTCGCCGACTTTATCGAAAAACCGCTCGGCCAGGCAACCTGCGAAGACGTTAGAACCTTCCAGCTCCATTTGATCCAAGAACGAAAGCTTGCCTACGGTTCGTTCAACCAAGCCGTTTGTGCTTTACGGTTTTACTATCGCCACACCCAGCCCATGCCCTGGCCGGTCACGATGGTGCCCTTCGGCAAACGGCCCAAGAAGCTGCCTACCGTGCTCGGCCGACAAGAAGTCGACCAGCTGATTCAATGCACGGCCAATCTGAAACACCGAACCTTTCTGATGACGCTCTACTCCGCAGGGCTTCGATTCTCCGAAGCGGCCAACTTGAGGATCCACGACATCGACTCCAAGCGGATGATGATCCGAGTCGCCAACGGCAAGGGCAACAAGGAACGGTTGGTGCCACTCTCACCGAGACTCTTGAAAGAGCTCAGGCTCTACTGGCTCAAGTACAAGCCGACCGACTTCCTGTTTCCAGGCAAGAAACCGGGGAAGCCCTACGCCGACACCACGATTCGCAAAGCGATGAAGGACGCCGGAGTGAAAGCGGGGATCAAACGCAGGATTTATCCGCATGTCCTGAGGCACTCCTACGCGACAGGACTTCTCGAAGCCGGGGTGGACTTGTTGACGATCAGCAAGCTGCTCGGCCACGCCAGCTTCATCACGACGATGGTTTATCTGCATTGCCGCCGGGAGCACCTGCACAGTGTCCCGAGCCCACTGGACTGGTTGCCGGTCAAGCAACTTCCGACGTACACGCCGCCGCAGGAGAACGGCGAACAGGACGATTCAGACAAGAAAAGCTAA
- a CDS encoding IS91 family transposase, translating to MVAGQATSDVHAAAGERRTGRFRQEKLTVHQLLRRGAERYVNEHRDGAATMTVQSVLAKTTLCRTSALGGRWYQCDDCDRLTKRHNSCGDRHCPQCSGGKRQTFSDRASKLILDGVDYYQVVFTLPDVISTMALANREEIAELLFHSAWKALKKTVETEQQYELAALMVLHTWNQKLDAHWHVHALVPGAGPSLVDGSWTESKAPAAAGYDDDRKYLVDAINLRRSFRKIAVAHLQRLRKNGKLQLDGSVEYLRCDEAWDTMIDQIESKEWVSYIEPPPTESSSGEHVVRYLTRYLTGGPISDHRIIAADDQEVTFWAREGYTTGGESIQVPLTLSTAEFICRWCLHIQPNQLRTAGTISVAGFRWMG from the coding sequence CTGGTTGCCGGTCAAGCAACTTCCGACGTACACGCCGCCGCAGGAGAACGGCGAACAGGACGATTCAGACAAGAAAAGCTAACCGTCCACCAACTCCTTCGTCGCGGTGCCGAACGTTACGTCAACGAGCACCGCGACGGTGCAGCGACGATGACGGTCCAAAGTGTCTTGGCCAAAACGACTCTGTGTCGTACGTCTGCACTTGGTGGTCGTTGGTACCAGTGTGATGATTGTGATCGGCTTACGAAACGACACAACTCGTGTGGTGATCGTCACTGCCCGCAATGCAGCGGAGGAAAACGACAGACGTTTTCGGATCGTGCTTCGAAGCTGATCCTTGACGGTGTGGACTACTACCAAGTCGTCTTCACGTTGCCGGACGTGATCTCGACGATGGCGTTGGCGAACCGCGAAGAGATCGCCGAGTTGCTGTTTCACTCGGCTTGGAAAGCTCTCAAGAAGACAGTCGAAACCGAACAGCAATACGAACTGGCCGCCTTGATGGTCCTTCACACCTGGAACCAGAAGCTGGATGCTCACTGGCACGTCCACGCGTTGGTCCCCGGTGCAGGACCGAGCTTGGTCGATGGGAGCTGGACGGAATCAAAGGCTCCGGCGGCCGCAGGATACGACGACGATCGCAAGTACCTTGTCGATGCGATCAATCTCCGGCGGTCGTTTCGCAAAATCGCGGTGGCTCACCTGCAGCGTCTTCGCAAGAACGGCAAACTTCAACTTGACGGCTCAGTTGAGTACCTGCGCTGTGATGAAGCCTGGGACACGATGATCGATCAGATTGAATCGAAGGAATGGGTCAGCTACATCGAGCCCCCGCCGACCGAAAGCAGTAGTGGAGAGCATGTGGTTCGTTACTTGACGCGTTATCTGACCGGTGGGCCGATCAGCGACCATCGAATCATCGCGGCCGATGACCAGGAGGTAACGTTCTGGGCACGTGAAGGATACACGACGGGTGGTGAGTCGATTCAAGTTCCGTTGACTCTTTCGACAGCGGAGTTCATTTGCCGCTGGTGCTTGCACATCCAGCCCAATCAGCTTAGGACCGCCGGAACAATTAGTGTCGCGGGTTTTCGCTGGATGGGGTAG